TCTTCGGCGAGGGCGTGTGCAAGGCCCATCCGGCGGTCGTCGAAGGCCGGGCGGATGCGGTGAGGGAGTCCTTCACGCAGGTCGTGTCGCGCTTCGACACGTTCCTGCAGAAGAAGGACAACTGGAAGCTCCAGAGGAGCCCGCGTCGGTCGATCGACTACGGCCTCCTCATCCTCGACCAGGACGAGTCGACCGAGACGACGATCGAGCAGCTGTTCAAGAGATTCAGGACGGACGGCCACCCTTTCGGGAAGATGACCCACGTGATCGACGTCCCCTTCTTCGCCTCCAGCGCGAAGGTGGGCGGCCTGCAGATCGTGGACGTCGCCGCGTACGTCGTCAGGCGCTACTTCGACAAGGCCGTCCGGGAAGGGACCCACGAAGAGCGCCAGTTCCAGAAGATATTCCAGCGATTCGACCGGGACACCTACGGGCGGCTCCACGGCTTGAGGCATTACGTGCCCATGCGCACGTGCAACTGCCTCGTCTGCCAGGAACGCGGCCACTCCGCGCCGATTCCGCCGGCATGATGTTGCGCATAAAAAAGCCCCGGAGTGCCGGAGCCAAGGCTGGCTTCATGCGGCGCCGAACAGGCTGCCCTGCCTCCCCGCGTCTTCGATCCGGCGCGAGGCTTCGTCGAAAAATCCTCGATCGCGCTCCACGCCGATGAAGGCCCGGCCGG
The nucleotide sequence above comes from Paludisphaera rhizosphaerae. Encoded proteins:
- a CDS encoding DUF3800 domain-containing protein, with the protein product MYLLYLDASGTPLPQDVSTKHYVLVGLCMPESAWFGLDERLQTLKRRYCFPSDDLDRFELHVKQFAVTYEEQRQIPDFDSLSHAERRSRTLDIRRQKLEAETDREARRERRLRYAGTEPFIHLSRRERSQLLEDAVDLIAGHENIRLFGEGVCKAHPAVVEGRADAVRESFTQVVSRFDTFLQKKDNWKLQRSPRRSIDYGLLILDQDESTETTIEQLFKRFRTDGHPFGKMTHVIDVPFFASSAKVGGLQIVDVAAYVVRRYFDKAVREGTHEERQFQKIFQRFDRDTYGRLHGLRHYVPMRTCNCLVCQERGHSAPIPPA